Proteins encoded together in one Lathyrus oleraceus cultivar Zhongwan6 chromosome 5, CAAS_Psat_ZW6_1.0, whole genome shotgun sequence window:
- the LOC127087525 gene encoding receptor-like protein kinase isoform X2, whose protein sequence is MKLHSSLLIFFHSFFHFYTLSSALNSDGLALLSFKSHWTSLPPLINSTWIPSHSTPCSWAGLKCDSSNRVISLNLSYLDIYGQLGPEIANCTQLQHIDLSYNYFNGQIPHSFTNLHKLKYLSLSVNLLTAPFPHFLSQIPHLELLDLSYNQLHGSISTIISNMTHLREFYLQYNNFSGAIPSSIGNCTELQDLYLNDNQLEGVLPYGLNNLNRLVHFHVANNKLTGTIPLGCSGCRNLQLLDISFNDFGCGIPYSIGNCTVLSQFAAVKSNLLGTIPSSIGLLAELSVLRLSENHLSGKIPPEIGNCKSLNELHLYSNRLDGKIPSELGKLSELKELELFSNQLSGEIPLEIWKIRSLEHLFVYNNSLSGELPVEMTELKNLKNVSLFNNMFSGVIPQSLGINSSLVQLDFVNNRFTGNLPPNLCFGRKLSVLNMGINRLRGRIPLDVGRCTTLRRVILKQNEFTGPLPEFERNTNLLFMEISNNRINGSIPSSLGNCTNLTDLMLSMNKLSGRIPPELGSLVNLRTLDLAHNNLEGPLPFQLSNCTKMDKFDVGFNFLNGSLPSSLQRWTRLNTLVLNENYFSGGIPAFLSAFKDLRELQLGGNMFGGKIPTAVGTLQNLIYGLNLSSNGLIGDIPVAIGELKTLQMIDLSRNNLTGSIQVLDELPSLVEINLSNNSFQGPIPKNLMKRFISRLSSFSGNPGLCISCSPSSGLVCIEGSYVKPCDNNKPTSNKGLSKTAIVMIAIGSSIFVVLLLMGSVYIFPYGRKSKQQVNSTDNGGPSSLLNKVMEATSNLSDRHIIGRGAHGVVYKALVSQDKAFAVKKLAFAASKGKNLSMIREIQTLGQIRHRNLVKLENFWLRQDYGLILYSYMPNGSLYDVLHEKKPAPSLEWNVRYKIAIGIAHGLTYLHYHCDPLIVHRDIKPNNILLDSDMEPHIADFGIAKLLDQSSTSNPSLSVPGTIGYIAPENAYMTVSSRECDVYSYGVVLLELITRKKVVDPSFTEGTDLVGWVRLLWSETGEINQIVDSSLANECLDTNIMENVAKVLMVALRCAENDPHKRPKMTDVTKQLSDSNPQKLDQSWEINR, encoded by the exons ATGAAACTTCACTCTTCTCTTCTGATCTTCTTTCATTCCTTCTTCCATTTCTACACTCTTTCTTCTGCACTCAACTCAGATGGGTTGGCACTTCTATCATTCAAATCCCACTGGACATCACTTCCACCTCTCATCAACTCGACATGGATTCCATCTCATTCAACACCATGTTCATGGGCTGGTCTCAAATGCGATTCTTCCAACCGCGTAATCTCTCTCAACCTTTCCTATCTTGATATTTACGGTCAACTAGGACCAGAAATCGCAAACTGCACACAACTCCAACATATAGACCTTAGTTACAACTACTTCAATGGCCAAATACCTCACTCTTTCACCAACCTTCACAAACTCAAATATCTCAGTCTTTCTGTTAATCTTCTCACTGCTCCATTTCCTCATTTCTTGTCTCAAATCCCTCACCTCGAGCTTCTTGATCTCTCTTATAACCAACTTCACGGTTCCATTTCAACTATCATTTCCAACATGACTCATCTTCGTGAGTTCTATCTCCAATATAACAACTTCTCTGGTGCAATTCCTTCGTCTATTGGGAACTGTACTGAGCTACAAGACTTGTATTTGAATGATAATCAGTTGGAGGGTGTTCTTCCTTACGGTCTCAACAATCTCAATCGTCTTGTTCACTTTCATGTTGCCAACAATAAATTAACAGGTACTATTCCATTGGGTTGCTCCGGTTGTCGAAATTTACAGCTTTTGGATATCTCATTCAATGATTTTGGTTGTGGCATTCCATATAGCATTGGTAATTGTACTGTTTTATCACAATTTGCTGCTGTGAAATCTAACTTGCTTGGAACTATTCCATCTTCCATTGGTCTGCTCGCCGAGCTTTCGGTTTTACGCCTTTCTGAGAATCATTTGTCAGGAAAAATACCTCCTGAGATAGGTAACTGTAAGTCTTTGAATGAGTTGCATTTGTATTCGAATCGACTTGATGGAAAAATTCCGAGTGAATTGGGGAAACTCAGTGAACTAAAGGAACTTGAACTGTTTTCTAATCAATTGAGCGGCGAAATTCCGCTTGAGATATGGAAGATTCGAAGTCTCGAGCATCTGTTTGTGTATAACAATAGCCTTTCTGGGGAGCTTCCTGTGGAGATGACAGAGCTCAAGAACCTTAAGAACGTTTCATTGTTTAACAACATGTTCTCCGGAGTCATACCTCAAAGCTTGGGAATTAACAGCAGTTTGGTACAGTTGGATTTTGTGAATAACAGGTTCACTGGGAACCTTCCACCAAATCTTTGTTTTGGAAGAAAGTTGAGTGTTCTGAATATGGGAATCAATCGACTTCGAGGGAGAATACCTCTTGATGTTGGAAGATGCACAACTCTAAGAAGGGTCATTCTTAAACAAAACGAATTTACCGGGCCTCTTCCGGAGTTTGAAAGAAATACCAATCTGTTATTCATGGAGATCAGCAACAACAGAATTAACGGATCAATTCCGTCGAGCTTAGGAAACTGCACGAATCTCACGGATTTAATGTTGTCGATGAACAAACTTAGTGGGCGTATACCACCGGAGTTAGGAAGCCTTGTGAATCTTCGGACGCTGGATCTTGCTCACAATAACTTAGAGGGTCCTTTGCCTTTTCAGCTCTCAAACTGTACCAAGATGGACAAGTTTGATGTGGGATTTAATTTCCTGAATGGTTCGTTGCCGTCGAGTTTGCAGAGGTGGACAAGGCTAAACACACTAGTTTTGAATGAGAATTATTTCAGTGGCGGCATTCCTGCTTTCTTGTCGGCTTTTAAAGATCTTCGTGAACTACAGCTTGGCGGAAATATGTTTGGAGGGAAAATTCCTACCGCGGTTGGGACATTGCAGAATTTGATATACGGGTTGAATCTAAGTTCTAATGGCCTGATAGGAGACATACCCGTGGCAATTGGAGAGCTGAAAACTCTACAGATGATTGATCTTTCTCGGAACAATTTGACAGGAAGCATACAAGTTCTTGACGAACTCCCTTCATTAGTCGAAATCAATCTTTCGAACAATTCTTTTCAGGGTCCTATACCGAAGAACCTAATGAAGCGGTTTATTTCTCGCTTGTCGTCATTTTCGGGGAATCCCGGGCTATGTATCAGTTGTTCGCCATCCAGTGGCTTGGTTTGCATTGAAGGCAGCTATGTAAAACCATGTGACAACAACAAACCTACGAGTAACAAAGGTCTCAGTAAAACTGCAATTGTGATGATAGCTATAGGATCCTCCATATTTGTTGTTTTGCTGTTGATGGGATCAGTTTATATCTTTCCTTATGGCAGAAAATCTAAGCAGCAAGTCAATAGCACGGATAACGGAGGTCCTTCGTCCCTTCTTAACAAAGTCATGGAGGCTACATCGAACCTAAGTGATCGGCATATTATCGGCAGAGGAGCTCATGGAGTTGTCTATAAAGCCCTTGTAAGTCAAGACAAAGCTTTTGCCGTAAAGAAGCTAGCATTTGCTGCCAGCAAAGGTAAGAACTTGAGCATGATTAGAGAAATTCAAACCCTTGGACAAATTAGGCATCGGAATCTCGTCAAATTGGAAAACTTTTGGTTGAGACAAGATTACGGTCTAATTCTATATAGCTACATGCCAAACGGAAGCCTTTACGATGTCTTGCATGAAAAGAAACCAGCACCGTCTTTAGAGTGGAATGTCCGATATAAGATAGCTATCGGAATTGCTCATGGGTTGACTTACCTCCATTATCACTGCGATCCTCTCATAGTGCACCGAGATATCAAACCAAACAACATACTTCTAGACTCGGATATGGAGCCTCACATTGCAGATTTCGGTATTGCCAAACTTTTGGACCAGTCCTCTACATCAAATCCTTCCTTATCCGTGCCTGGCACAATCGGTTATATTGCACCAG AGAATGCTTATATGACAGTAAGTAGTAGGGAGTGTGATGTTTACAGCTACGGAGTAGTTTTGCTTGAGCTGATAACGAGAAAGAAGGTAGTAGATCCATCGTTTACGGAGGGTACCGATTTAGTCGGCTGGGTTAGATTGTTGTGGAGTGAAACAGGAGAAATTAATCAAATTGTTGATTCAAGCCTTGCAAATGAGTGTCTAGATACAAATATAATGGAAAATGTCGCAAAAGTGCTTATGGTGGCTTTGAGATGTGCCGAGAATGATCCACACAAGAGGCCTAAGATGACAGATGTTACTAAGCAATTATCAGATTCTAATCCACAGAAA CTTGATCAATCATGGGAGATCAATCGGTGA
- the LOC127087525 gene encoding receptor-like protein kinase isoform X1, whose protein sequence is MKLHSSLLIFFHSFFHFYTLSSALNSDGLALLSFKSHWTSLPPLINSTWIPSHSTPCSWAGLKCDSSNRVISLNLSYLDIYGQLGPEIANCTQLQHIDLSYNYFNGQIPHSFTNLHKLKYLSLSVNLLTAPFPHFLSQIPHLELLDLSYNQLHGSISTIISNMTHLREFYLQYNNFSGAIPSSIGNCTELQDLYLNDNQLEGVLPYGLNNLNRLVHFHVANNKLTGTIPLGCSGCRNLQLLDISFNDFGCGIPYSIGNCTVLSQFAAVKSNLLGTIPSSIGLLAELSVLRLSENHLSGKIPPEIGNCKSLNELHLYSNRLDGKIPSELGKLSELKELELFSNQLSGEIPLEIWKIRSLEHLFVYNNSLSGELPVEMTELKNLKNVSLFNNMFSGVIPQSLGINSSLVQLDFVNNRFTGNLPPNLCFGRKLSVLNMGINRLRGRIPLDVGRCTTLRRVILKQNEFTGPLPEFERNTNLLFMEISNNRINGSIPSSLGNCTNLTDLMLSMNKLSGRIPPELGSLVNLRTLDLAHNNLEGPLPFQLSNCTKMDKFDVGFNFLNGSLPSSLQRWTRLNTLVLNENYFSGGIPAFLSAFKDLRELQLGGNMFGGKIPTAVGTLQNLIYGLNLSSNGLIGDIPVAIGELKTLQMIDLSRNNLTGSIQVLDELPSLVEINLSNNSFQGPIPKNLMKRFISRLSSFSGNPGLCISCSPSSGLVCIEGSYVKPCDNNKPTSNKGLSKTAIVMIAIGSSIFVVLLLMGSVYIFPYGRKSKQQVNSTDNGGPSSLLNKVMEATSNLSDRHIIGRGAHGVVYKALVSQDKAFAVKKLAFAASKGKNLSMIREIQTLGQIRHRNLVKLENFWLRQDYGLILYSYMPNGSLYDVLHEKKPAPSLEWNVRYKIAIGIAHGLTYLHYHCDPLIVHRDIKPNNILLDSDMEPHIADFGIAKLLDQSSTSNPSLSVPGTIGYIAPENAYMTVSSRECDVYSYGVVLLELITRKKVVDPSFTEGTDLVGWVRLLWSETGEINQIVDSSLANECLDTNIMENVAKVLMVALRCAENDPHKRPKMTDVTKQLSDSNPQKRNKLKRAAT, encoded by the exons ATGAAACTTCACTCTTCTCTTCTGATCTTCTTTCATTCCTTCTTCCATTTCTACACTCTTTCTTCTGCACTCAACTCAGATGGGTTGGCACTTCTATCATTCAAATCCCACTGGACATCACTTCCACCTCTCATCAACTCGACATGGATTCCATCTCATTCAACACCATGTTCATGGGCTGGTCTCAAATGCGATTCTTCCAACCGCGTAATCTCTCTCAACCTTTCCTATCTTGATATTTACGGTCAACTAGGACCAGAAATCGCAAACTGCACACAACTCCAACATATAGACCTTAGTTACAACTACTTCAATGGCCAAATACCTCACTCTTTCACCAACCTTCACAAACTCAAATATCTCAGTCTTTCTGTTAATCTTCTCACTGCTCCATTTCCTCATTTCTTGTCTCAAATCCCTCACCTCGAGCTTCTTGATCTCTCTTATAACCAACTTCACGGTTCCATTTCAACTATCATTTCCAACATGACTCATCTTCGTGAGTTCTATCTCCAATATAACAACTTCTCTGGTGCAATTCCTTCGTCTATTGGGAACTGTACTGAGCTACAAGACTTGTATTTGAATGATAATCAGTTGGAGGGTGTTCTTCCTTACGGTCTCAACAATCTCAATCGTCTTGTTCACTTTCATGTTGCCAACAATAAATTAACAGGTACTATTCCATTGGGTTGCTCCGGTTGTCGAAATTTACAGCTTTTGGATATCTCATTCAATGATTTTGGTTGTGGCATTCCATATAGCATTGGTAATTGTACTGTTTTATCACAATTTGCTGCTGTGAAATCTAACTTGCTTGGAACTATTCCATCTTCCATTGGTCTGCTCGCCGAGCTTTCGGTTTTACGCCTTTCTGAGAATCATTTGTCAGGAAAAATACCTCCTGAGATAGGTAACTGTAAGTCTTTGAATGAGTTGCATTTGTATTCGAATCGACTTGATGGAAAAATTCCGAGTGAATTGGGGAAACTCAGTGAACTAAAGGAACTTGAACTGTTTTCTAATCAATTGAGCGGCGAAATTCCGCTTGAGATATGGAAGATTCGAAGTCTCGAGCATCTGTTTGTGTATAACAATAGCCTTTCTGGGGAGCTTCCTGTGGAGATGACAGAGCTCAAGAACCTTAAGAACGTTTCATTGTTTAACAACATGTTCTCCGGAGTCATACCTCAAAGCTTGGGAATTAACAGCAGTTTGGTACAGTTGGATTTTGTGAATAACAGGTTCACTGGGAACCTTCCACCAAATCTTTGTTTTGGAAGAAAGTTGAGTGTTCTGAATATGGGAATCAATCGACTTCGAGGGAGAATACCTCTTGATGTTGGAAGATGCACAACTCTAAGAAGGGTCATTCTTAAACAAAACGAATTTACCGGGCCTCTTCCGGAGTTTGAAAGAAATACCAATCTGTTATTCATGGAGATCAGCAACAACAGAATTAACGGATCAATTCCGTCGAGCTTAGGAAACTGCACGAATCTCACGGATTTAATGTTGTCGATGAACAAACTTAGTGGGCGTATACCACCGGAGTTAGGAAGCCTTGTGAATCTTCGGACGCTGGATCTTGCTCACAATAACTTAGAGGGTCCTTTGCCTTTTCAGCTCTCAAACTGTACCAAGATGGACAAGTTTGATGTGGGATTTAATTTCCTGAATGGTTCGTTGCCGTCGAGTTTGCAGAGGTGGACAAGGCTAAACACACTAGTTTTGAATGAGAATTATTTCAGTGGCGGCATTCCTGCTTTCTTGTCGGCTTTTAAAGATCTTCGTGAACTACAGCTTGGCGGAAATATGTTTGGAGGGAAAATTCCTACCGCGGTTGGGACATTGCAGAATTTGATATACGGGTTGAATCTAAGTTCTAATGGCCTGATAGGAGACATACCCGTGGCAATTGGAGAGCTGAAAACTCTACAGATGATTGATCTTTCTCGGAACAATTTGACAGGAAGCATACAAGTTCTTGACGAACTCCCTTCATTAGTCGAAATCAATCTTTCGAACAATTCTTTTCAGGGTCCTATACCGAAGAACCTAATGAAGCGGTTTATTTCTCGCTTGTCGTCATTTTCGGGGAATCCCGGGCTATGTATCAGTTGTTCGCCATCCAGTGGCTTGGTTTGCATTGAAGGCAGCTATGTAAAACCATGTGACAACAACAAACCTACGAGTAACAAAGGTCTCAGTAAAACTGCAATTGTGATGATAGCTATAGGATCCTCCATATTTGTTGTTTTGCTGTTGATGGGATCAGTTTATATCTTTCCTTATGGCAGAAAATCTAAGCAGCAAGTCAATAGCACGGATAACGGAGGTCCTTCGTCCCTTCTTAACAAAGTCATGGAGGCTACATCGAACCTAAGTGATCGGCATATTATCGGCAGAGGAGCTCATGGAGTTGTCTATAAAGCCCTTGTAAGTCAAGACAAAGCTTTTGCCGTAAAGAAGCTAGCATTTGCTGCCAGCAAAGGTAAGAACTTGAGCATGATTAGAGAAATTCAAACCCTTGGACAAATTAGGCATCGGAATCTCGTCAAATTGGAAAACTTTTGGTTGAGACAAGATTACGGTCTAATTCTATATAGCTACATGCCAAACGGAAGCCTTTACGATGTCTTGCATGAAAAGAAACCAGCACCGTCTTTAGAGTGGAATGTCCGATATAAGATAGCTATCGGAATTGCTCATGGGTTGACTTACCTCCATTATCACTGCGATCCTCTCATAGTGCACCGAGATATCAAACCAAACAACATACTTCTAGACTCGGATATGGAGCCTCACATTGCAGATTTCGGTATTGCCAAACTTTTGGACCAGTCCTCTACATCAAATCCTTCCTTATCCGTGCCTGGCACAATCGGTTATATTGCACCAG AGAATGCTTATATGACAGTAAGTAGTAGGGAGTGTGATGTTTACAGCTACGGAGTAGTTTTGCTTGAGCTGATAACGAGAAAGAAGGTAGTAGATCCATCGTTTACGGAGGGTACCGATTTAGTCGGCTGGGTTAGATTGTTGTGGAGTGAAACAGGAGAAATTAATCAAATTGTTGATTCAAGCCTTGCAAATGAGTGTCTAGATACAAATATAATGGAAAATGTCGCAAAAGTGCTTATGGTGGCTTTGAGATGTGCCGAGAATGATCCACACAAGAGGCCTAAGATGACAGATGTTACTAAGCAATTATCAGATTCTAATCCACAGAAA AGAAATAAACTCAAAAGAGCAGCAACTTGA